From one Musa acuminata AAA Group cultivar baxijiao chromosome BXJ2-6, Cavendish_Baxijiao_AAA, whole genome shotgun sequence genomic stretch:
- the LOC135614853 gene encoding probable serine/threonine-protein kinase PBL7, with translation MEEEYRREGGVALLVIVVLAVLSLASLLVAFSYYCYISNKVSKHLNSLKEGKSEQKEKAAPLGGGSGSDEAPVVVSERGVQVFTYKQLHSATGGFGKRSVVGHGSFGAVYRGALPDGRKVAVKLMDRPGKQGEDEFKMEVELLTRLHSPYLLTLIGHCSDGGHRLLVYEFMANGGLQEHLYPTKGSYGGISKLDWDARMQIALEAAKGLQYLHEHVNPPVIHRDFKSSNILLDIYFHAKVSDFGLAKLGSDKAGGHVSTRVLGTQGYVAPEYALSGRLTTKSDVYSYGVVLLELLTGRVPVDMNRPPGEGVLVTWALPCLSDREKVTQILDPALEGHYSMKDAVQVAAIASMCVQPEADYRPLMADVVQSLVPLVKKRLLKRSSSSSASHACKPLVKPEYD, from the exons ATGGAGGAAGAGTACAGGAGAGAGGGAGGCGTGGCTCTCTTGGTGATCGTTGTCCTCGCTGTTCTCTCGCTGGCTTCCCTCCTGGTCGCCTTCAGCTACTATTGCTACATCAGCAACAAAGTCTCCAAGCACCTCAATTCCCTCA AGGAAGGGAAGAGCGAACAGAAGGAAAAGGCGGCACCTttaggcggcggcagcggcagcgacgagGCGCCGGTGGTGGTGAGCGAGAGAGGGGTGCAGGTGTTCACCTACAAGCAGCTCCATTCGGCGACCGGCGGGTTTGGGAAGCGCAGTGTGGTGGGGCACGGGAGCTTCGGGGCCGTATACAGGGGAGCGCTGCCCGATGGGCGGAAGGTCGCCGTCAAGCTGATGGACCGACCGGGGAAGCAAGGGGAGGATGAGTTCAAGATGGAG GTGGAGTTGCTGACGCGCCTTCACTCGCCCTACCTGCTGACATTGATCGGCCATTGCTCCGATGGCGGGCATCGGCTTCTGGTCTACGAGTTCATGGCTAATGGGGGTCTTCAGGAACATCTGTATCCTACTAAAG GTTCCTACGGTGGCATTTCAAAGTTGGACTGGGATGCGAGAATGCAAATAGCTCTTGAAGCTGCAAAAGGTCTGCAGTACCTTCATGAGCACGTCAACCCCCCTGTCATCCATAGGGATTTCAAAAGCAGCAATATTTTGTTGGACATTTACTTCCATGCCAAAGTTTCAGATTTTGGACTTGCAAAACTTGGATCCGATAAAGCAGGAGGCCATGTTTCCACACGTGTTTTAGGCACACAAGGATATGTTGCTCCAGA ATATGCATTGTCCGGGAGATTGACAACTAAATCAGATGTATACAGCTATGGAGTAGTGCTCTTGGAACTGCTGACTGGTAGAGTCCCAGTAGATATGAATAGGCCACCAGGGGAAGGTGTACTCGTAACCTGG GCTCTGCCATGTCTCAGTGATCGAGAAAAAGTAACTCAGATACTGGATCCAGCATTGGAAGGTCACTATTCTATGAAGGATGCTGTTCAGGTGGCTGCCATTGCTTCCATGTGTGTGCAACCTGAGGCTGATTACAGGCCTTTAATGGCGGACGTCGTCCAGTCACTGGTCCCTCTTGTGAAGAAGAGGTTGCTGAAAAGGAGTTCCAGTTCCTCTGCTTCTCACGCTTGCAAGCCTCTAGTGAAACCTGAATATGATTGA
- the LOC135614855 gene encoding mitochondrial dicarboxylate/tricarboxylate transporter DTC-like yields MAEGKPKSPFGVWSTIKPFINGGVSGMLATCVIQPIDMVKVRIQLGQGSAVEVTKNMLANEGFGSFYKGLSAGLLRQATYTTARLGSFRVLTNKAVEANDGKPLPLLQKAAIGLTAGAIGASVGSPADLALIRMQADATLPAAQRRNYKNAFHALYRIIADEGVLALWKGAGPTVVRAMSLNMGMLASYDQSVELFRDSLGFGEVSTVLGASAVSGFFASACSLPFDYVKTQIQKMQPDANGKYPYTGSLDCAVKTLKSGGPLKFYTGFPVYCVRIAPHVMMTWIFLNQIQKVEKSLGL; encoded by the exons ATGGCGGAAGGGAAGCCCAAGAGCCCGTTCGGAGTCTGGAGCACCATCAAGCCCTTCATCAATGGAGGCGTCTCCGGCATGCTCGCTACCTGCGTCATCCAGCCCATCGATATGGTCAAG GTGAGGATCCAGCTGGGGCAGGGATCAGCTGTCGAGGTTACGAAGAACATGCTTGCCAATGAAGGGTTTGGCTCCTTTTACAAG GGATTATCAGCTGGTTTACTAAGGCAAGCTACCTATACAACTGCACGATTGGGTTCCTTTAG GGTGCTGACAAACAAAGCTGTCGAGGCTAATGATGGCAAACCACTGCCTTTGCTTCAGAAAGCTGCTATTGGTCTAACAGCTGGAGCAATTGGAGCATCTGTGGGAAGCCCAGCTGATCTAGCACTTATCAGGATGCAAGCCGATGCAACTTTACCTGCAGCACAACGACGAAACTACAAAAATGCATTTCATGCACTATATCGTATCATTGCTGATGAAGGGGTTCTGGCTCTATGGAAGGGTGCAGGTCCAACAGTAGTAAGGGCAATGTCATTAAATATGGGTATGCTTGCATCTTACGATCAGAGCGTTGAACTATTCAGGGATTCCCTTGGTTTCGGCGAAGTTAGCACTGTTCTTG GGGCAAGCGCAGTTTCAGGGTTCTTTGCATCTGCTTGCAGTCTACCTTTTGATTATGTGAAAACACAAATACAGAAGATGCAACCTGATGCCAACGGGAAGTATCCTTACACTGGGTCTTTAGACTGTGCCGTGAAAACGTTGAAGTCTGGTGGCCCCCTCAAATTTTACACTGGATTTCCTGTCTACTGTGTGAGAATTGCTCCCCACGTCATG ATGACGTGGATATTCTTGAATCAGATTCAGAAGGTTGAGAAGTCTTTGGGCCTATAG
- the LOC135613857 gene encoding peroxidase P7-like has product MGGPKWKVRLGRRSNVPGPPPVYLTSSLSFAAEGLSARDMTALSGAHTIGQAQCGTFRSHIYDDANVNSTFAGLRKRNCPPTGGDSNLAPLDLDPPNVFDDGCYRDLVAKKGLLYSEQELFDGGSQDSLVRRYSVDSAASARAFAAAMVKM; this is encoded by the coding sequence ATGGGCGGACCGAAATGGAAGGTTCGACTGGGCCGCCGCAGCAACGTCCCCGGGCCCCCTCCGGTCTATCTGACCTCATCTCTTTCCTTCGCTGCCGAGGGGCTCAGCGCACGCGACATGACCGCCCTCTCCGGTGCCCACACCATCGGGCAAGCGCAGTGCGGCACCTTCCGCTCCCACATCTACGACGACGCCAACGTCAACTCAACCTTCGCTGGCCTGCGTAAACGGAACTGCCCGCCCACAGGCGGCGACAGCAACCTGGCGCCGCTCGACCTTGACCCGCCGAACGTGTTCGACGACGGGTGCTACCGGGACCTGGTGGCCAAGAAGGGACTGCTCTACTCGGAACAGGAGCTGTTCGACGGTGGCTCTCAGGACTCGCTGGTGAGGCGATACAGCGTCGACAGTGCGGCGTCGGCAAGAGCTTTTGCGGCGGCTATGGTGAAGATGTGA
- the LOC135614856 gene encoding peroxidase P7-like: MASFSNGLLAVAILSLLASAAHAQLSPAFYAVTCPDLESVVRSVMAQVVGQDPRMGASVIRLFFHDCFVNGCDASVLLDDTPTMRGEKNAMGNMNSLRGYEIIDAIKSRVEASCRATVSCADIVALAARDSVSLLGGPSWTVLLGRRDARTASVEAANANLPPASDNISSLVTKFAAKGLDLRDLTALSGAHTVGAARCSSFRPHVYSDANVDPAFAMFRRRICPATGGDSNLVPLDSTSPNRFDVSYYRDLMVRRSLLHSDQELFNNGPADDLVRLYSSSGSAFNRDFTAAMVKMGNISLLTGSDGEIRLDCRRAN, translated from the exons ATGGCTTCCTTCTCTAATGGCCTTCTCGCGGTGGCCATCCTCTCTCTGCTGGCGAGCGCCGCCCACGCTCAGCTGTCGCCGGCGTTCTACGCCGTGACGTGCCCCGACCTGGAGAGCGTCGTGCGGTCGGTCATGGCGCAGGTCGTCGGCCAGGATCCCCGGATGGGCGCCTCCGTCATTCGCCTCTTCTTCCATGACTGCTTCGTCAAC GGCTGCGACGCGTCCGTCCTCCTGGATGACACACCGACGATGAGGGGCGAGAAGAACGCGATGGGGAATATGAACTCCCTCCGCGGCTACGAGATCATCGACGCCATCAAGTCACGCGTGGAGGCGTCGTGCCGGGCCACGGTGTCCTGCGCCGACATCGTCGCCCTCGCCGCGCGCGACTCGGTGAGCCTG CTCGGGGGGCcgtcatggacggtgctgctgggCCGCCGCGACGCCAGGACCGCGAGCGTAGAGGCCGCCAACGCCAACCTCCCGCCGGCCTCCGACAACATCAGCAGCCTCGTCACCAAGTTCGCCGCCAAGGGGCTCGACCTGCGGGACCTGACGGCGCTCTCCGGCGCGCACACCGTCGGCGCGGCGAGGTGCAGCAGCTTCCGACCCCACGTCTACAGCGACGCCAACGTCGACCCGGCGTTCGCCATGTTCAGGAGGCGGATCTGCCCGGCCACCGGCGGGGACTCCAACCTGGTCCCGCTCGACTCCACGAGCCCCAACCGCTTCGACGTCAGCTACTACCGGGACCTGATGGTCCGACGGAGCCTGCTGCACTCCGACCAGGAGTTGTTCAACAACGGGCCGGCGGATGACCTGGTGCGGCTGTACAGCTCCAGCGGCAGCGCCTTCAACAGGGACTTCACGGCGGCCATGGTGAAGATGGGCAACATTAGCCTCTTGACGGGATCCGATGGGGAGATCAGATTGGATTGCCGGAGGGCTAACTGA
- the LOC135614854 gene encoding peroxidase P7-like isoform X1, whose product MASFVRRQVILTLFSAALVLCTARAQLSRAFYASTCPSLPRIVRTTMAQAVNREPRMAASILRLFFHDCFVNGCDASILLDDTATFTGEKNAFPNRNSARGYEVIDTIKSNVEAACQATVSCADILALAARDGVALLGGPKWRVQLGRRDATTASQSDANSNLPGPSSSLANLISSFAAKGLSARDMTALSGAHTIGQARCTTFRSHIYSDADVDPSFAALSQQNCPSAGGDDNLAPLDLQTPNRFDNEYYQNLVAKKGLLHSDQELFNNGTQDSLVRLYSVNARAFARDFAAAMVKMGAISPLTGTNGEIRLNCRNVN is encoded by the exons ATGGCCTCCTTCGTTCGGAGACAGGTCATCCTCACTCTCTTCTCCGCCGCGCTTGTGCTCTGCACAGCCCGGGCGCAACTGTCGCGCGCATTCTACGCTAGCACTTGTCCAAGCTTACCCCGCATCGTGCGGACGACCATGGCGCAGGCCGTCAACAGGGAGCCACGGATGGCTGCATCCATTCTTCGCCTCTTCTTCCATGACTGCTTCGTGAAT GGCTGCGATGCATCGATACTTCTGGATGATACTGCCACATTCACCGGCGAGAAGAATGCTTTTCCCAATAGAAACTCCGCCCGCGGGTACGAGGTCATCGACACCATCAAATCCAACGTCGAAGCTGCTTGCCAAGCGACCGTGTCGTGCGCCGACATCCTCGCGCTCGCCGCTCGCGATGGCGTGGCCTTG CTTGGTGGACCAAAATGGAGGGTTCAACTTGGCCGTCGCGACGCAACGACGGCGAGCCAAAGCGACGCCAACAGCAACCTCCCGGGACCCTCCTCGAGCCTCGCGAACCTCATCTCCTCGTTCGCTGCCAAGGGCCTCAGCGCGCGCGACATGACCGCCCTCTCCGGCGCCCACACCATCGGCCAAGCGCGGTGCACCACCTTCCGCTCCCACATCTACAGCGACGCCGACGTCGACCCCAGCTTCGCGGCCCTGAGCCAGCAGAACTGCCCCTCCGCCGGCGGCGACGACAACTTGGCTCCGCTGGACCTTCAGACGCCGAATCGGTTCGACAACGAGTACTACCAGAACCTGGTGGCCAAGAAGGGGCTGCTGCACTCGGACCAGGAGCTCTTCAACAATGGAACCCAGGACTCCCTGGTGAGGCTGTACAGTGTCAACGCAAGGGCATTTGCCAGAGATTTTGCGGCGGCGATGGTGAAGATGGGAGCCATCAGCCCGCTGACGGGAACGAACGGAGAGATTAGATTGAACTGCAGGAACGTGAACTAG
- the LOC135614857 gene encoding large ribosomal subunit protein eL34-like, whose translation MVQRLTYRKRHSYATKSNQTRVVKTPGGRLVYQYTNKRASGPKCPVTGKRIQGIPHLRPTEYKRSRLSRNRRTVNRAYGGVLSGSAVRERIIRAFLVEEQKIVKKVLKIQKAKEKQTSKS comes from the exons ATGGTGCAGCGGTTAACCTACCGGAAGAGGCACAGCTATGCCACGAAATCGAACCAGACCAGGGTCGTCAAAACCCCTG GTGGGAGACTTGTGTACCAGTACACCAACAAGAGAGCGAGCGGGCCGAAATGCCCTGTGACTGGCAAGAGAATCCAAGGG ATTCCTCACCTAAGACCTACCGAGTACAAGAGGTCTAGGTTGTCCAGAAACCGGAGGACTGTGAACCGGGCTTATGGTGGGGTCTTATCTGGAAGCGCAGTCAGGGAAAG GATTATCCGGGCCTTTTTGGTCGAAGAGCAGAAGATTGTCAAGAAGGTTTTGAAGATCCAGAAGGCCAAAGAGAAGCAAACCTCAAAGAGCTAA
- the LOC135614852 gene encoding CBL-interacting serine/threonine-protein kinase 12-like: MAEGSGSGSSRSNSRARALLLGRYEVGRLLGHGTFAKVYHARHAGTGESVAIKVLDKEKIMQSGLVAQTKREIAILRRVRHPNIVHLHEVMATKSKIYFVMELVRGGELFARVAKGRLPEPAARRYFQQLVSAVAFCHARGVFHRDLKPENLLLDDRGNLKVSDFGLSAVSDQIRQDGLFHTFCGTPAYVAPEVLARKGYDAAKADIWSSGVILFVLMAGYLPFHDHNLMAMYRKIHKGEFRCPRWFSADLVHLLSRLLDGNPATRITIPEIMDNRWFKKGFRQVKFYIEDDKFHRFDDIDTPPAPLPPPDEHSESESESETNSKPNCSTSNSSSISGGPRRGLGLPRPASLNAFDIISFSPGFNLSGLFEESGEEARFVSGEPVSKILSKLEEIAKVVSFTVRKKDCQVSLEGTKESEKGPLAIAAEIFELTPSLVVVEVKKKAGDQGEYEEFCNRELKPGLQNLMYDELSAGAANIASDTE, encoded by the coding sequence ATGGCGGAGgggagcggcagcggtagcagcagaAGCAATAGCAGGGCGCGGGCGCTGCTGCTGGGGCGGTATGAGGTGGGGCGGCTGCTGGGGCACGGCACGTTCGCGAAGGTATACCACGCGCGCCACGCGGGGACGGGCGAGAGCGTGGCCATCAAGGTGCTCGACAAGGAGAAGATCATGCAGAGTGGCCTCGTCGCCCAAACCAAGCGCGAGATCGCGATCCTCCGCCGCGTTCGCCACCCCAACATCGTCCACCTCCACGAGGTCATGGCCACCAAGTCCAAGATCTACTTCGTGATGGAGCTGGTTCGGGGTGGCGAGTTGTTCGCCCGCGTCGCCAAGGGCCGACTCCCCGAGCCCGCCGCCCGCCGCTACTTCCAGCAGCTCGTCTCCGCCGTCGCTTTCTGTCACGCCCGCGGCGTCTTCCACCGGGACCTCAAGCCCGAGAACCTCCTCCTCGACGACCGCGGCAACCTCAAGGTCTCTGACTTCGGCCTGTCCGCCGTGTCCGACCAGATCCGCCAGGACGGCCTCTTCCACACCTTCTGCGGCACCCCGGCCTACGTGGCCCCGGAGGTGCTCGCTCGCAAGGGCTACGACGCCGCCAAGGCCGACATCTGGTCCTCCGGCGTCATCCTCTTCGTCCTAATGGCCGGCTACCTCCCCTTCCACGACCACAACCTCATGGCCATGTACCGCAAGATCCACAAGGGCGAGTTTCGATGCCCCAGATGGTTCTCCGCCGACCTCGTCCACCTCCTGTCCCGCCTCCTCGACGGCAATCCCGCCACCCGGATCACCATCCCCGAGATCATGGACAACCGCTGGTTCAAGAAGGGCTTCCGCCAGGTCAAGTTCTACATCGAAgacgacaaattccaccgcttcgaCGACATCGACACGCCACCGGCACCCCTTCCGCCCCCGGACGAGCACTCCGAATCGGAGTCCGAATCAGAGACGAACTCGAAGCCCAATTGCTCCACCTCCAATTCCTCCTCCATAAGCGGCGGTCCGCGACGGGGGCTGGGGCTGCCTCGGCCCGCGAGCCTGAACGCGTTCGACATCATCTCCTTCTCCCCGGGGTTCAACCTCTCGGGGCTGTTCGAAGAGAGTGGGGAGGAGGCAAGGTTCGTATCCGGGGAGCCCGTCTCCAAGATCCTCTCGAAATTAGAGGAGATCGCCAAGGTGGTCAGCTTCACGGTGAGGAAGAAGGACTGCCAGGTGAGCCTGGAAGGCACCAAGGAAAGCGAGAAGGGCCCGTTGGCGATCGCGGCGGAGATATTCGAGCTCACGCCGTcgttggtggtggtggaggtgaaGAAGAAGGCCGGGGACCAGGGTGAGTACGAGGAGTTCTGCAACAGGGAGCTCAAACCCGGACTGCAGAATCTAATGTACGACGAGCTGTCTGCCGGAGCCGCCAACATCGCGTCCGATACCGAGTAG
- the LOC135614854 gene encoding peroxidase P7-like isoform X2 yields MASLMQTIVALSLLSMFLCDVHGQLSATFYAGTCPNLQQIVRSTMAQAVNKEPRMAASILRLFFHDCFVNGCDASILLDDTAAFTGEKNASPNRNSARGYEVIDAIKSNVEAACRATVSCADVLALAARDGVALLGGPTWAVQLGRRDARTASQSDANSNLPGPSSGLSTLISSFAAKGLNARDMTALSGAHTIGQAQCGNFRSHIYNDANVNSSFAALRKRNCPSSGGDGNLAPLDLETPNRFDNGYYRDLVAKKGLLHSDQELFNGGSQDSLVRQYSVNNAAFSRDFAAAMVKMGAISPLTGNRGEIRLNCRKGLSARDMTALSGAHTIGQARCTTFRSHIYSDADVDPSFAALSQQNCPSAGGDDNLAPLDLQTPNRFDNEYYQNLVAKKGLLHSDQELFNNGTQDSLVRLYSVNARAFARDFAAAMVKMGAISPLTGTNGEIRLNCRNVN; encoded by the exons ATGGCGTCTTTGATGCAGACAATAGTCGCGCTCTCTCTGCTCTCAATGTTTCTCTGCGATGTCCATGGGCAGTTGTCTGCTACATTCTATGCGGGCACATGCCCCAACCTACAGCAGATCGTGCGCTCCACCATGGCGCAGGCTGTCAACAAGGAGCCACGCATGGCTGCCTCCATCCTCCGGCTTTTCTTCCACGACTGTTTCGTTAAT GGCTGCGATGCGTCGATACTTCTGGATGATACTGCCGCATTCACCGGCGAGAAGAATGCCTCCCCCAATAGGAACTCCGCCCGCGGCTACGAGGTTATCGACGCCATCAAATCCAACGTCGAAGCTGCCTGCCGAGCAACGGTATCGTGCGCCGACGTCCTCGCGCTGGCAGCACGCGATGGCGTGGCCTTG CTTGGTGGACCGACATGGGCGGTTCAGCTGGGTCGTCGCGATGCCAGGACCGCAAGCCAAAGCGACGCTAACAGCAACCTCCCCGGGCCCTCCTCCGGCCTCTCCACTCTCATATCTTCGTTCGCCGCCAAGGGCCTCAACGCACGCGACATGACCGCCCTCTCCGGTGCCCACACCATCGGCCAAGCGCAGTGCGGAAACTTCCGCTCCCACATCTACAACGACGCCAACGTCAACTCGAGCTTCGCTGCGCTCCGCAAACGGAACTGCCCGTCCTCTGGCGGCGACGGCAACCTGGCGCCGCTCGACCTGGAGACACCGAACCGGTTCGACAACGGCTACTACCGGGACCTGGTGGCCAAGAAGGGACTGCTCCACTCGGACCAGGAGCTGTTCAACGGCGGCTCTCAGGACTCGCTGGTGAGGCAATACAGCGTCAACAATGCGGCGTTCTCAAGGGATTTTGCGGCGGCCATGGTGAAAATGGGAGCCATCAGCCCGCTGACTGGAAACAGGGGAGAGATCAGATTGAACTGCAGGAAG GGCCTCAGCGCGCGCGACATGACCGCCCTCTCCGGCGCCCACACCATCGGCCAAGCGCGGTGCACCACCTTCCGCTCCCACATCTACAGCGACGCCGACGTCGACCCCAGCTTCGCGGCCCTGAGCCAGCAGAACTGCCCCTCCGCCGGCGGCGACGACAACTTGGCTCCGCTGGACCTTCAGACGCCGAATCGGTTCGACAACGAGTACTACCAGAACCTGGTGGCCAAGAAGGGGCTGCTGCACTCGGACCAGGAGCTCTTCAACAATGGAACCCAGGACTCCCTGGTGAGGCTGTACAGTGTCAACGCAAGGGCATTTGCCAGAGATTTTGCGGCGGCGATGGTGAAGATGGGAGCCATCAGCCCGCTGACGGGAACGAACGGAGAGATTAGATTGAACTGCAGGAACGTGAACTAG